One stretch of Patescibacteria group bacterium DNA includes these proteins:
- a CDS encoding sigma factor-like helix-turn-helix DNA-binding protein, producing the protein MREVINDRKALGEAGKSAERLRERRFIYRNAFAQYAAFCYESSLPGPPPKMDPAAAKTLERWLRISEVKIALGGATLAMDEILAPGYPPERAGYAKLLEKVLNDWLKPADPEGCAMKDFWQSYLVAVATGTISAPVSYEKLITDVIRRFTADQRSEVRPVWDEAAFQLVDRVLNELSEQERSVIRKHYGMDGKAMTLDRIGREFSISRERVYQIEVAALHRLRDPKHSRRLRPLVQSVTQLLTDRLASIKRMVS; encoded by the coding sequence ATGAGAGAGGTAATAAACGACCGGAAAGCGCTCGGCGAAGCGGGAAAGTCTGCCGAGCGTCTCAGGGAAAGGCGTTTTATTTACCGCAACGCATTCGCGCAATATGCCGCGTTTTGCTATGAATCGTCACTACCCGGTCCGCCGCCGAAGATGGATCCGGCAGCTGCCAAGACGCTCGAGCGCTGGCTTCGCATTTCGGAAGTCAAGATCGCGCTCGGCGGAGCGACGCTCGCCATGGACGAGATTTTGGCCCCCGGCTACCCACCGGAACGCGCCGGTTACGCCAAGCTCCTCGAAAAAGTGCTTAACGACTGGCTCAAGCCAGCGGATCCCGAAGGCTGCGCCATGAAGGATTTCTGGCAGAGCTATCTTGTCGCCGTCGCCACTGGTACAATCAGCGCGCCGGTTTCATACGAAAAACTTATCACTGATGTGATACGGCGTTTTACCGCCGATCAGCGCTCCGAAGTCCGTCCGGTATGGGATGAAGCCGCGTTTCAGCTGGTCGACCGGGTTCTGAACGAACTTTCCGAGCAGGAACGGAGCGTGATCCGCAAGCACTATGGCATGGATGGAAAGGCCATGACGCTCGATAGAATCGGCCGCGAATTTTCCATCTCTCGTGAACGCGTGTATCAGATTGAGGTTGCTGCGCTGCACAGGCTCCGCGATCCAAAGCACAGCCGCCGGCTCAGGCCTCTCGTTCAATCCGTTACGCAACTGCTTACCGACCGGCTCGCGTCAATCAAGCGGATGGTTTCATAG